DNA sequence from the Pseudochaenichthys georgianus chromosome 8, fPseGeo1.2, whole genome shotgun sequence genome:
TCCAGCAggccaataataataataataattttcacaGATTTTTGGGATATGCTACAGACATTTTGAGCGATTTGAGAGCTTATAAAAAAGCATTCCCATATAACACATTTTATTCACTTTGCTCCTAAACTGTGGAACACCCTACCAGGAAATATCAGTGGCCAATTTAGCGGACATTTTTCAACGACAGTTGAAGACACATCTTTTCAGATTAGGTTTTTATTAGCAACACAATCCTTTTAAATTGATTTCTAGTCTTTATTATTGACTTCATttgatattttttaatttattttttaaggtTTTCTAGGTTTTAActtaattaattttgtcttttttcgaTAGGAATCATtatctttcttcattgtttttgTTATACCTTTTACCTTGTGTCTTAACCCATTAAAATACTATTTTATCATAACAACATCTTATAACATCTGATCTGAGGCATATTTCTTTTTGTTTGCTTTAATTTGTGATGATGTGTGCCATTTTGAGCTGCACCTGCTGTATGAAgaatgctatataaataaagattcattaTAACTCAGAAGACAAGATGCGATATCTGAGCTGAAGCTTTACAGCTCTCTGGTATTTAGATAAGCAGACTTTAAAATTCCTCAGAAGACTTGGAGCTCATCCTTCTTCCTCTTAGCTCGTCTACATACACGCGTGAGGAGGTGTGTACCATTGAGCCACAATCAAATGGCATATTAAATGACTGTTACTCCACTACTTGCCTTGTTTTGACACAACTTATTTCCTTTTACTGATAGTGCTTGTTGAACAGGAAATgtaaaaagaatacaaaatagCTGCAGCATCACTCCACCAACCTTCCTGTATTCaaattgattgttgtttgtggtaTACGTACCAAAAATCCCTGGAAAAGGGTCTTCATACCGAGTGTATTGATTAAATAAAGCACATTTTGCATTGGGGTAACACAAACAAAACCAATTCCACGATCTCTGTTCTGTGTTTTATTGCCCTCTGGTGGTCATTGTATACAAAAGAAAGATGAATTCTCTTTGTATGGGGAAGCAGGTAATTTTAAataatgtaaaataagaaaATAGGGGAACCAAAAAACCTGAGAGAATGTATCAGCTTCTGATTCTTATACCTGCTTCAATGCATGAtagaaagtaaaacaaataacccTATAATCCAACAGTTAAATAAACTAATCAAAATACACTTGTTTATGTTTCATTTTGTCATATTATTTGAAACTCTgacttacaaatattatatactGTATGCCTGCCATGAAATACGAAGGCTGGTTCAATTCATTCTTGATGAACTTTTCGATGTTCTCTCAGAGCCCTTCATAGGTGGTGTTGACAACATCTGATTGTTAAAGGCCAAGAAGGCGAGTAAAAAGGTATGCTTCCTCTTTCCAAAAAACATTCATAGACACGGTGCATTGTTTGCCCGGAATCAGACGAGGAAGTGACATATGATGATAAGATCTCAGGTTCCTCTTTGTATCCCGTTTAAACTCACTGCCAGCTCACAGCAGGAGACAGACACTCGTCTTGTTCGGCACACAGACGGACGCAGAGAGGCAGATCGTCCCTTTTAAAGCTCAGGTGGGAACTACACTTTCCATTCAGGTTGTCGTGAACTCAGATATATGGCTCTGTTGtagataggatttacatggaagCATCTTTGTATATGATGACAGCTTCAATGTCTACCATAAAGTGCTTTTAGTTTGTCTCTGCTCCTAGACTTGGTCATAGCTCCTCAgtgttttaaatatacctgaAAAGTTTTGAACAAGTATAGGATCTCTGACGTCACGTCATCACATGTAAAGGCCGGTAATTAGAAAATTACTGGCACGAGTTCAACAAGATTTACTGTAGTACTGCACATAACAGTTAAAGGCCTGTTCACCCATactatttacatgtttttatgacCTCTATTCTGTTGATTACCATTGTTTATGTCAATCAAATATGTATGGTTAAATGTAAAGTATTTAATTTCACATTTTGTTTTGATCTTATTCTATTCATGTCTGTATGTATTTCTGCATTTTACTTGTAATTCCTGTTTAGTATGTTGTATGATAGTTCCTTATTTGGTAGAGACACAGCAAGAGGAAACGGTTGTATTTTCATACAACTTGATAAACAAGCTAGACAGAGTTGGTAGTCTAAATCAGAAGACTGCAAATTCAAGTCAAGGGAACATTTTATTCGTAAACGACATGAAGTACACCAGTGACGGATAACATTTGAGTCTGCATAGCAACAGCATTTAATATCGACAACCTTCACATCCGTGCCTATACAACACCATTGTGTGCATTAAGGATCGAAAATACCCATCAGGAGAATTCCAGTATCCATAGTTACAACAAAACGTAGCAAAAGGCGTTCAGTATGGAAGACATATCAACATGTGAAATGGGAACAAACATTGAACGaataattgtgtttttttcagTATATTTCCCTGAGCAGAAGGCTTGAACCTCACAGAAATACACACTTTGAAGTTTATTCAGAGGGCAAAAAGGGGGTGCTTGTTCACAGTTTTTAATGGGAAAATATCAAAGTATGTTGTACATGTACATCAAGACCACAGTGCTTTTTTCGCCAGttgaataaatacacacatattTCACATTAATGCTGGCTATTTTTTTGTACATCCTTCCTTTAAAGCAGCCATCAGTTTCCAATTACTTTGGTTCAGTACATAAACAACCTAAGAGCCCTTGGTTGTCTTTCTAAAAAGTGATGCACCTTAAGCATGGAGCCACTCAAAGACCACCTTGTGGTACATTCAGGTGCTGGTTCAACACTCAAGCTTAAGACTTCAACATGTTTGCTGCAATGACCATAGTCACGATTTAAGAATCATGGCGTGTAATTCATTGGTGCGTCATGTGGTGATTACACTATCTGTCATTTGAAATAAAAACCGTACCAGAATGTTTGTTCAGTCTGGTGCTTCTGGTCTAGTGCTATGGTATATATATTAAAGGGTtagtacatttaaataaaacgcaATAATAACTGTAGGAAAGAAAAATCCAAACTAAATGCTACAATATATAACCGTGTTTAATTTATGTTACAGGCGCAATAAAGTGGAAGTCAATAGAATTTCATTTGTTGGgacatatttaaatgtgttcagCCGCTCATTTGACTTTTTCAAACAAAGCATATAAAAACTTTTAGGACCATAAATGAGATTCCATTAAGCTCCACTCACAGAGGTACCAGCAGTTCTCTAACAGAAGGTAGGGGGACATATGTTGTCATCATTTAGTTGAACTAACCcccctaatatatatacacaacatAAACATATTATCCATTCATTTCTACCAGTGTTGAAAACCTTTTTGTGTCACAGGACATTTGACCAAGCAtccaaatataaaaaaagaaaaaggtacATAAATTCATTTTGGGCAACGATAAGCAAAACAAGTGTTGACTCACAGATGGAGAATTGTTAGTAAAGCACAAACGCTCGATACTGGAGAACCGTTTCTCTTATGTATTGCTGTTGAAGCTCATTCCGTAGATGAGCCAACGGCGCAGTGTAAGACAAAATAATTGTTTAAATATAAAGCATTTTTTGCAAAAGTTGGAAAAGCGCAGCGTGACGAGGAGTGGCTTCAAAACATGACTGAATACATCAAAGTTTGCCATTTTATCAGGTTCTCTCAAACTAAAAATCCACATGTTTACACCTTTTGAAAAGAAGTTTAATTTAATAACTAGATAGTATTAACTTTTTAAACTTCTAAACTGATACATGTAGTCCtgacatacaacacatggatgGATGGCGTTGGCATGTTTTTCAGCACTGGATAGGAGTGCTCCTCCTTCAGTCCCTGACccaccctcctctccctcctctccctcctctccctcctctccctcctctccctcctctccctcctctccctcctctccctcctctccctctgagCTTTAGTCGTCCGTGGTGATGTTGCGGAACAGGTAAGCCATGGACTCTCCGTTGTGGATGCGCCGGATGGCCTCGGCTAATATCATGCTGACGTCCACCGTCTTGATTTTGGGACACTGTAGCTTCTGTACTTCATGGGGGACTGTGTTGGTTACCACCACCTGAGGGGGGGGATGATCACAAGAGATTGTGGACTTAAAAGAAAGGTGCAATTTATTTTCATGCTGATAAACAAAAAATCTTCAGGATCACAGATTGAAGGGGCCAGTCAGCTCCGTTATGATTGGTCAACAGTTTAgagtgttggagcgctagccaataagcGCAAGTGTTAAGCAGTGATGTCACCGTGTTATAAAACTAAACAAAAGAGtgcaatggaggcgtttcaggggggggggggggggatcctttgcacaccatttacatgcacacaaatcctttataacacactacaggaaagggtaacccgcaaaagcataatagggccactCGTACTCGTTTGCTTTGGTACACCGGTGAGCTGTCAGTGGTTACTGCCGTTCATGGTCTTTAAACCCTTCATCTGATCATGCTTAGAAACTGACTGCACGTGAAATTAAACACCTCTTTATTCCAGTATATTCCTATTAATCAGATTTGACCATAACACAACAAGTTGACGGTAACTATTGTTTTTTGAAACCTGTATAGTTAGGAGGAACTGAAAATGTacagaaatacaaatacaacacaATGCTACTTTCCTTATTGTTGTTagagctaaaaaaaaaaaaaaggaagtaTCATCTTTCTTTGTTTTACATTGCGttcataaagaataaatgaaaaaaaaaaaagatgttggTGTTTGCTGGTTTAAAGGAAATTGGCCTTTGGTTACTTCCTTATTTATATTTTACAGGTTTGCCACAACACATTCATAAACAATCAACAGTAACTGCTTTTACTGATTTAACTTAACTACGCAATATTGTAAAAAAGCGTTGCCGTGGACTCACCTCATCGATGGCGGATTCCTCGATGAGGCGAGGAGCGTCGGCCGACAGTAAGCCGTGTGTGGCCATGACATAAATCTTATACGCTCCTCTCTCTTTCAGGATCTCTGCAGCTGCAACAAAGTCTCCCACATCGTCTATAATGTCATCCTGGAAGAAGACAAAATAAACGGCAATGTAAAAATTACACCCCTGCCTCTTTGTCTCTGGTAATGCGCTGCAACAGTGCAAGTAGCCGAGGGTAATAGCAGAACATATAAGAACAAGTACTGCCTTAACTTCAAGACGCTGAATTGACTCAATAATGTCCGTTATATATGAATATAATCTAATATATCTTTTTACTAGACGGCTTGGTTGAATACTCAGTTCTGGTTAGTACATTTCAGAGGTTGTTAATACTCGATAACAGACCGCTACTAAGGAAAgcatgaccgttgctaaggaggatacGTCATATCAATCCGCAGAAAGAAGTCCTGTCGATTTAACGTCTGCTGTGGTTAACAAACACGAGTTTTTTATCCATCAGAAAACAATATGGAATACTTTTTGAAGGAGAACTAAGTGctataataataagaataagaataagaataattatCAAACATGGCAAAGCAGCTGACCGTCAGCTCATCACGGCATCTTACCACAATGATGGCAATCCTCCCTCCCACGTCTCCGACGACAGTGATGGGGGGTTTCTCCTTGGCCATCATTACTGTAGAGGAAAGCAGAGCGTGTTACCTGTGAGAGAACTTCCAAGAGGTGATTAGTGTGCTGTGTTTCACCCAATGGAAAATAAATCTCTGTAGATTGGGTAAAATGGGTTGAGAAGATGTTTTGCAATCAAGGCAAATTGTGCACCCGTGGATTATGGGCTTGTTATTGGATGATGTAAATGATTAGTAGAGATTCTGTTGTTATAATGCTGTCACAAATTAAAAGACGTTTAGAAGTGTTCCCCCCATTGTACCCCACCTACCCCTACGAGATTAAAGTGAAATGCAAAACTGAGTACAGCACATGCCATGCAAAAATCAAAAGGACAGTTTCTTTATTTTCTGCCCAGGATACCCAATCACACACAGCCTGAGGCCGGGCTGTGGCAGGCTGCATATGCACCGATATGCAGAAGACAGTCGTATTCACACAGGACCACAGTGGCTGACGAGCACTGATGAGGGTTCTTCAAACACACTTGCCAACGTTCTGGGGTCAGTCCTCAGTGGAACATCACAGCTGCCAGCGACTacttttacatgcacacaataaCCTGTTTGTATCTCACATGCCGATCACAGGAGATGCGGCAGCTGTATTTATTTACCAATGTCATAAGATAAACTATTTATTGGCAGCTACATGTTGTAAGAGTAAATGATTTCCTGATTCGGCTCAGATATTGATATCCATGCAGCTTTGTTTATCATTGTGAATACTTCCGTGAAAGGTTGCAAATCCATTCACGCAATCCTATCCACGCCATGCTACAAGCAACAACATGTGTGTTCCTCTGAGGGGGCACTTCTCTTGTCAAACTCATCTTTGATCCAAGTCAATAACAGTTTCTCAAAGTTTACGAGGACTTTCTGTCGATCCAAAACCAAAAGATGCAGCTCTACTTTGCCCATGACACACATCCAAGAGTCAATCAGCTGGAAGTATACAAATTGTCCAAATAAAGGTTAAGTGGAAGCATTATAACACAACCTGGTAAAGACAACATCAACAGGCTCTACTTTGTGACAGACGTAATAATGTGTGTAACCTACAACGACAATGAGGTGATCtgaatcacttttttttttaacaatgttttAAAAGCTGCATTTGAAGCattgttgtgcatgtaaatgtagTAATTCAAAGGGAGAGAATCCACTGGTAAACAATCAGCTCGCCAAGCCGATTGTGGAGGGAGACGGATATCGAAGCAGAGACAGGAGGAGCATGCCTTGCAGAACGCTGAATACCGTGAGCCGCACAGCATCAGAAACCTGCCAGGGTCACATTCAGACTTTTAGCACTATTAACCAAAGCCATGTTGTTAGCAGCACACACACTTCTCTAAAATATGGCTTACAGCTTGCTGAGATACTGAAACCAGTTACCTGAGAAATATCTGGTCAGATATCTtgaaattatttaaaataaaaatcaacATTATCCTGATAGATTTGAATAGCTTTTGAACAGCAGGTTAGCATCGCATTCCAGAAACCGGACGGATTAAAGTGTGAGACGACACTTCATATTATTGTTGAACGAATAAGTTCTGGTATTAGAACTAAAGTAAGGAAATAAAACTTTGATTTGACTCGCTTAAAACATGTCAACAATTCCATTCATAATGCTTCTTCTTCGCATCATTACATGTTAGGATTCAAAAGCATGCTTTGTTCTTCTCCTCACATGCAATGTGACCACAAGTGACTCAGGTTCTgaagagcggggggggggggggcatttaaTCAGGGTGCACCATGTGTTGATTGGCAGGATGAGTCCAGAGGggggaaaaaaaaggaaaatgatAACGTTTGGCATGGTTCTGGTTTGATTGATGGATTTCGAAATTAAATCAGAACACAACAAACCCAAGAGGAGTTTGGCCATCTTGTAGAACAACGGTCTGGAATCTTAGACGAATGAAAACGCTCATTTCAAGTCAAACACGCCATGCAAATAGCATCCTGTAGCCGATTCAAGAGGTTTCTCAATGCAAACCTGCCCGTGTGCACGACCAATCACTTTGTCACAACTCCCCCTCCAGAATCCAGACTGTTTTCCCAAGATGCAACACAAACCCTTTGTCTCCACATGCACCAGTTGAGGAACCATTTGAAGAGGAATCATTTCATAGTCAGGTGGAAGTTATGTTTTACGGTCGTACTTGGGAGCTCTATGCCGGGGAACGGAGCTTGTTGTTTGCCTGCTATTAccaacaaataaacaccacgtTAACACAAATGCACAAATATTTGACATGACAAACACATGATGCCGAGACTTGGAAAATCCTCCCAATGGGTAGGCAGAGATTACAAAAATATTTCAAAGCAACTAATCAGATTAGATTTTAAAATGCAAGACTTTTTATAGTTTAAGATATTTAGGAAGTTTCAAAGGAGGATTTTTTAAGTCAAGGGTGAACACAAGTAAGAAATATTGTTACTAAATAATAAAGTGAATACTGGACGCAGTTACGTCGGAGATATTTGCCCATGACACAATCATTTCTCATACGGAATTATTCCAAAAGGCCTTACGGGAATAAACCACGCAAATAAGCCAGAGTCACGTTATagtataaatattaaaaaaatagaGCTACTTTCCAAAGAAATAGGCAGGAACTATGATCTATGATTATTAAGCATGTCTGTTTTTTTGCAAGTTAGGAGTTGCAGCTGGCGGAGGATGCAGCATGAATAGAAGTAGTGTTGTATCTGTGGAATTAAAACATGCAGTGACACAGAGAAATCAATTCCTTGGAATGTGGCGGATGGTATGAGTGAGAAACGGCAGACTCGCCCAAACAGGTTAGCACAAATAGGAGCTGGATCGGGCTGTGGGTGTCGTAAACTTGAAGCACTTAAGGATTTAACTGGCAGGAATAAGAAGACGTTCCTTGTTTAATTGCAGCATGGTGCGACAAATAAAAAGGTAATCTAACTGTgagaaacaataaatatgttatCTGTACAGAGGGTCAAATCGAGCCGGCGTTTGACCTATTGATCTGCAGAGAAACAGCATTCTATAGAAATGGGTGTTCTTACGAGGAAGCTCCAGCCCTGTGTGTCCGGTGGTGTTGCGTACACAAGGTGGGGAGTGTCTGCCGTCAGCCATGTCGGACTCTGAACACTGAGCCTCGCCGTGAATCACAGCCAGACCCAGGCGCAGGCGCTCTGCATAGGACTGCGCCCTAATGAGGATGGAGATAAAACACATATTTAGTCACATGGATTTCACAAGACATTGGCATTTACACAAAAGAACATTAATTCTGGCATCAACAAacgagtggtgcagggatgagaCTGAAAACCCAGAACATGTGTGGTTTTTCTTTGACATGTTTTGGTTATATGCCTGAAATATGATCTGTGGTTACCAACTGGAGAAGGTCTGAAGCTTTCATGCATCATTAAAACAGCAGTTACTAGCAAGTGACTACATAAGACAACTACATCTCGCCACATCTAGCTTAGTCATGCGCCCGTGATGTAGCTTGTTTTAagttagctaaatgcaatgtaatgtaaaaagctgacgcttttatccaaagcgacttacaataagtgcgttcgaccaacaagatacaagcttgaagaaaacagaatcatataagtacatcaggtttcatagagcaaaacatttcaagtgctactcaactggctttagataagccagccctttattagccCTTTCATGCATGAATTATGAAAGCCTCCGTCAGGATTTTTTTACCAAGTGTTATTATTGCTCTTGGGGCATGAAAAACAAGatttgaactttttttttttttaaatctagttTTTTCAAATAGATGTTTAAATGTCCACTCAGGTGGACAGTATGCGTTCAGGGTTTGAACTGAAGAgatgtacattttgaaaaaattatAAATCAAGATGTGCAAACTTAAAATTACATTATAATAACATAAGTATATTGATTTACGGCCCAAAAAGATATTGCAGATGAAGTCTTTTCAAGAATAACCAGGGCCAGGGGCCAATTTGAGGCCCCACGCACAGTTATTTGAtgagtgctagtggagcctcggaGCCACTTAAGCACATAGGTGCGCCTCAGATGAGGCCCCCCtccacaaggtgaggccccacacagtctgcatgatctgcctgtagggagggacggccctgggaACAACAGCAGCAGTACCAGTACGAATTGTAGTTGAAATATAGCCAGTGATGCATGACGTCCACTGTAGTGGAGAAGTGGTTAACCATGATTTCCTGCAAACATAAAATCAATACTTTGATCATTTATGAATTATATGATTCCTTAGTTGTTACTTGATGTCACCACCTTGTTTATACCTGCAGGGGACGCTTTCCATAAAAGGATTGGCAAGATATAGATGGGTGACTTGGTCCATGTGGCTTTCTGTCGTCCATCTTGCTTTAGAGACATGTATCATGCACTGACACTGACTTGGCACTGAGTGGCAGTGTGTGGGATGATGCAATAGGGTCCTATGTAGTGGCTGATGGTGCAACTACGCAAAAACAAACAATGCATATACAAGAAAACACCTTTTGAATAGCTGTCCACTGTAGTGACCTCTATGCATGAAAGGgttagtatacaagtgctttgttagcagttctattGCTTGCATTTACACTTTCACTATTATAAAGAGAGTGTTCATATTTGAAGAGTAACCTGCTGAACAAATTGTGCATGTataataaatgtgtgtttgccacTGATCTTATTTTCAGCAATATTCTAAAATCCAATAGAAAAATGTAATCGCCCTTTGTTGAGGGAGCCCTTGCAATGCTAACTTCTGGGTGGGCTGTCAACAATAAATCTCTTTAGTGTTTTAAATGAAGACAGTTTCAACGTAATTCATCAAAACAATGCTAACAGAAGGCGAGAAGTAGCGGAGGTTAAATGTGTTGATTGTTATCCTTCAGTTACCTCTTTGCCGCTGATGGGGACTTGGCCACAATGATGGCATTCCTGTAATCAGGAATCTGACAGAATGAAGGAAAATGGATGTCAATATTTACATCATGTGAAagatttaaaacacacacagataagACAATGGATTGATCACCTCTTCTTGGATGTACTGAATCAAGAAAGGAGAGGCACGCAGGTTGTCTACTGGGAAGCTGAAGAAGCCCTGGATTTCCTTCTGATGCAAGTCCATGGTGATAATATGTGTTATCCCTTTGGGGTAAAATACAGATTAATAGCCGGGtcttccccccctcccccatttAACACAGGTACACAGTCAACTGTTAATTTGTGAACATCAAATGAAACACTACTGATGGAGAGGGATAAAAAGACGGGCACACAAATCACAGGTTTTGATTAATTGTGTTCTCTTTACCTGCTTTTGCTAGCATTGAAGCTAACAACTTGCTAACTATTGAGCCCCTCTTCCTCATCTTGCACTGTTTGCTGTAGGGGAAGTAAGGAATGACTCCAATGATGTTCTTTGCACA
Encoded proteins:
- the LOC117450898 gene encoding phosphoribosyl pyrophosphate synthase-associated protein 1 isoform X1 translates to MNVAKSGYRVFSANSSVACTELAKKITERLGVELGKSVVFQESNRETRVDVKESVRGQTIFIIQTIPRDVNTAIMELLVMAYALKTSCAKNIIGVIPYFPYSKQCKMRKRGSIVSKLLASMLAKAGITHIITMDLHQKEIQGFFSFPVDNLRASPFLIQYIQEEIPDYRNAIIVAKSPSAAKRAQSYAERLRLGLAVIHGEAQCSESDMADGRHSPPCVRNTTGHTGLELPPGKQQAPFPGIELPIMMAKEKPPITVVGDVGGRIAIIVDDIIDDVGDFVAAAEILKERGAYKIYVMATHGLLSADAPRLIEESAIDEVVVTNTVPHEVQKLQCPKIKTVDVSMILAEAIRRIHNGESMAYLFRNITTDD
- the LOC117450898 gene encoding phosphoribosyl pyrophosphate synthase-associated protein 1 isoform X2 produces the protein MNVAKSGYRVFSANSSVACTELAKKITERLGVELGKSVVFQESNRETRVDVKESVRGQTIFIIQTIPRDVNTAIMELLVMAYALKTSCAKNIIGVIPYFPYSKQCKMRKRGSIVSKLLASMLAKAGITHIITMDLHQKEIQGFFSFPVDNLRASPFLIQYIQEEIPDYRNAIIVAKSPSAAKRAQSYAERLRLGLAVIHGEAQCSESDMADGRHSPPCVRNTTGHTGLELPLMMAKEKPPITVVGDVGGRIAIIVDDIIDDVGDFVAAAEILKERGAYKIYVMATHGLLSADAPRLIEESAIDEVVVTNTVPHEVQKLQCPKIKTVDVSMILAEAIRRIHNGESMAYLFRNITTDD